DNA from Salvelinus namaycush isolate Seneca chromosome 6, SaNama_1.0, whole genome shotgun sequence:
tatttaaaaagtgtgattttgagtgaaaacctgaaAAAAATATAGTAAAACAGAACAAAAAAAACTGTAGGAGAACAGcatttttcacacagggtgcctttTCCTTCACCGGCAAGCCTTTTTGGAATTTTGGGGggcaaaattagagtatacccacttctccaagCACCACTGCTAGACAGGGTTTCCAGTTAGCCTGTAATAGctgttttttaatatatatatttttttttttgcagattAAGTCAAATTGCCACCTGACAATTGTCCGGGAGAAGGAAAAAATCCCATTgcgaaataatgctttttagcctattcattgatggaaataccatttgatggaaatacatttgaccagTCATGCTTATTGGTCTATGtcttaatttgcataattttgtggaattaaattggtATGTGTGTATTATATTCCttatgtatcttatttatcacatgcACAGCATACAGATACAGGGCCTTTTAGCAGAAAATGTGTCAGTCAGCTCTTTTATAAGCCCAATCAATGagcaacaattctaaatgcaatcctGTGTTAATAGTTTttttggcctcccgagtggcgcagcggtttaatgcactgcatcgcagtgcttgaggcgtcactacagacccgggtttgatcccagactgtgtcacagccggccgtgaccgggagacccatgagacagtgcacaattggcccagcgtcgtctgggttaggggagggtttggccggccgggattaccttgtcccatcgtgctctagcgactctttGTGGCGGGACCGGGCGCCTGCAACCTGACTTCAGTTGCTAGCTGGACTGTGCTTCCTCAGAcgtattggtgcggctggcttctgggttaagcaagcagtgggtcaagaagcagtgcggcttggcagggtcgtgtttcggaggacgcatggctctcgaccttcacctctccgaGTCTGTAGGGGTGCTGCAGAAATGGGagaagactgtaactaccaattggatgtaATTGGCCATGATAAAAATAGCAAATATTTGaatttctcaactggtaattgaagcaTGCTTCCCATTTGCACAGAAGGCAGGCTTCATCACTTTGCAGTGAGCTGGAGgaagtatgcattttgaaaacatattgCTACTttattgtttgaaacctgaaggTTTTACTACATACAGTATTATCAGTACATGTCTTGGGCCGGAGCTGTCCGGAACCCACCCACTtgtgagccaggcccagccaatcagaattcgtttttccccacaaaagggttttattacagacagaaatacacctcagtttcatcatctgtccaggtggctgatctcagacaatcccgcaggtgaagaagccggatgtggaggtcctgggatggTTTGGTTActtgtggtctgtggttgtgaggccggttggacgtaatgtcaaattctctaaaatgactttgGTCGAGAAATTagcattacattctctggcaacagctctgttggacattcctgcattcccgcaccctcaaaacttgagacatctgttacattgtgttgtgtgacaaaactgcacattttagaatagccttttattgtccccagcacaaggtgcacctgtgtaatgatcatgctgtttaatcaggtggatggataatattggtaaaggagaaatgctcactaacagggatgtaagcaaatttgtgcacaaaatctgagagaaataagcttttgtgtgtatggaaaatttcagtgaacttttatttcagctcatgaaacatgggaccaacactttacatgttgtgtttctatttgTGTTTAGTATACATATCAGTCATTATCAGAGTGACGTTCAGTGCATGTctgtggtgctgtgtgtgtgccagtgcgAGTGGGCCATTGCTCAAGTAGAGAGAGCGCAACATTTCAGCAGCAGGTGTATAAAATAATAAGACAGACTAACTAGATCAACAATTCAAAACATAACTTGTAGCAGTTCTCGCGAGTTAACTATAGCTAACTATGCATACGTTTTGTTGTTCCTTTCCACCAGCACTGTAGAGCCTAAACAAATCTGCACTATTGGAAAGCTGGGATTCTCAAATTAAAATGAATTTCCCTCTATTAAACAGTAGCCATGTAATTGCAACAACGTAAAAAATATTCTAAGAATAGCCTGATTGGCAAATAATTTGCAGTGCGTAGATCTCCCGCAAAACATGAATATTTTAGCCTTATATATAAATATGTTTAGTTAGATACCTTGCTTTGAAGTAGCCAACCTTATCCATTTGATCTCTGATTCATTGAATGAGTGAATCATTTTATAAAGACAAAAGTATAAaaaaatgtggggggggggggccacCACGCCACCCCTGCCGACCCCTCGCccaacagtttgggaaccactggtctaatgGACAGACTTGGAAAAAGACAGCTCCTGCACTTAAGGCATAAGGCTATGGGAAGCAGCTTTCCCTAAGTAAATTGAATAAAATTGTCAAAATTATATAGcatactcctgtctatacagaatttaaaaatcattcaaaataggatactaaagcatgatttggccacagaggatcattagctgcCCCTAGCCTTAAAAATAAATGGTGGATTGTTTTAAATCGCTCCAAATAACAAATAGGCCcattcctcagctttttaccaaaacagaggcagggcaaccgttttgttattgtttcgtCTGTGGAATtcccctttaaacagctgcatattatcaagatatcaaagggTCACCAACAAAAAGTTAAACAATAGGCCtctagcaaatgcagcatatggtattcatttttcacatgtaaatagcacttttcagtagtgctcaaagcatgccattccatgagcgcagcatttttCCCCCCCAACTCAAATCATGGAGCCGAATCAGTCCTCCATGGCAACAAAATCAttaacaacagagtagggctggctaataagtccttcgttttagggttatgctcaggtaaaacaatttggctaatctatacttccatatttccataAGTCCCATTCTTGAAGaccaaggggtataacatttattggaatgactggaattacctatagactttggtttttaatgtaaagatatgatttaatcatattatatgtattagaaagcgatgggttagaagaagcctacataactaacccataaagtaaaatgtaacatccatatatggccaacTGTGtcaactttaacattgatttatcctgcaatagatgtggtTCAATtgataacatacatttttgcctCTTAAgtggaaagtaatctaaaagtaacaatGTAATCATACATTACGGAGTTTGGGAAATTCAAAAGTTACGTTACtaattacaattttggacaggtaactagtaactgtaacggattgcatttagaaagtaacctacccaaccttgtgtaataataataataaaataaacattaCTTTCAAACCGTTTTCTTGGGTGCCAGTGGCACCTAATGTTAGTGGCCGGtatgagaagagaagagaagagatgaggTGAGATTTGTGGATAAATTAGCGAGATGGAACTCTCGATTGGTGATTTTGTGTTTCTTGCACGGACGACGACGAAGGGTGTTTCTTCTCATACCAGCCACCAGGTGCCGTTTGCTACGGAAAGaaaataattataatttgttCACTATCTGTTGCCTTCAGAGCTCAGGGAGTGTTTACATGTAAGGTCTAGATTAAAGTCGTCAGATGTGGtacctatgtgaagctagccacaataaggattagccacaatagtgacATTTTGCAGTTCGCTTTCAAGAAGGAAAGTCGCTGATTGAAAGTGATGCAAATGGATACAAATAGTGCAGTCAAAGCATATTTTCATTCGAGAATGCTAAATTCAATCTGTTGAAATCGCACTGTGGATGTATTAGACTTCAGAGTTGCATTTGGGGGTATACTtctatttcactgtacagcctatggattgtggatcaatgaaatTGGTTATCGGTCTACTCAGTGCCACCCACAGAACtaaactgtgaagagtttacacaaatattagtgCCATAGCTCTTATTGTGGGACTTTGACTGTAGTAAATCACCAATGCGCATAGTAGGATGTCTGGTAAGCGTTATGTGGCTCATTTCACAGTGGTTTCAGAGTCTCGCAATATGAGCTATCACACTAATATTTGTATAATCTCATCGCaattgtgttctgtgggtgtcactgagtagactgataccccatttcattgagcCACAATCCATAGGCTGTACAGTGTACAataagtacagtaccagtcaaaagtttggacacacctactaattgaagggtttctttatttttactattttctacattgtagaataatagtgaagatatcaaaactatggaataacagatatggaatcatgtagtttaccaaaaaagtgttaaacaaatcatatGCCAGCCCACCCGTGTGGGGAATGCTGGTATATAGACTCGACATCTAATGTCGAGTCTTCTGTTAATCCCGTTATTGGTGAGATCTTATTTATGAAGTCTATAGTCTTTCACATATGATGGCAATGCTTACACATGAGATTTAATAAAATAGTCTACAAAGTTTGATACTGGCTCTAGCATTGAGCTTATTCCTGCAACCACTGGTCTGCCTGAATaattgccttgtgttttaggtttgtgTAATTTAGGCAAAATGTACAGGCATGGAGGTATGGCACATTTGCAGCAAAGGTATTCATATTCAGGTTTTGAGATAAGGTTGTTTAATATGGCTTGCTCCACTTGTGGGGGATGAGAAGTTCAGTCTCCTTTTGGATGAGTGATGGACTGAGATGTCCATCAATGGCATCCTTCAGGAAATACATTTTTGCCATAGGGTTGACTACTCTGCTGCAAATTGATGTTAAGAGGTGTACCAGATTGTTCAAAAGCTTGACAAGATCTGTTTGCTCTCCCTCAAATGACTTCACTGCAACTTGTACGTTGTGATCTGCAGGGGTTTCTGGCCACAATTAATGGTGGCATACACTGCTTTGTACGCCTCGCGCCGTTTTAGGGAATTCGAAAACCAGTTGTAGGTTTCCCTGATTAAGTACTCAACACTCCTAGGGATGGTTTCTTTGGATGCTGCACTGACAGCCAATTGTATAGAATAGCACACACAGCGGATGAGTACCCAATTGGGCAATGCACATTCTTCCTTTAAAATCTTGTGCACCCCATTGTGCACCCCAGTCATCACGGACGCATGATCAGTGCCAATACTCTGAAGATTCTCTTTTTTAAGGTTACACTTTCGAGCCACTGACATCAGTGGGCTCGAAATACCTGGGTGTGGTGTTTCAGTATTTCAGTGCTAAAAAAAGAACTGTTGTGTCCACATTTCTCGGGCTGGTTGAATTGGAGGGGGCGATGCCAGATCAATAGTAAAGGCGGTAGTTGAGTTTCTTGAGAAGTGTAACCTTAAAAAAGAGAATCTTCAGGGTATTGGCACTGATCATGCGTCCGTGATGACTGGGGTGCACAACGGGGTGCACAAGATTTTAAAGGAAGAATGTGCATTGCCCAATTGGGTACTCATCCGCTGTGTGTGCTATTCTATACAATTGGCTGTCAGTGCAGCATCCAAAGAAACCATCCCTAGGAGTGTTGAGTACTTAATCAGGGAAACCTACAACTGGTTTTCGAATTCCCTAAAACGGCGCGAGGCGTACAAAGCAGTGTATGCCACCATTAATTGTGGCCAGAAACCCCTGCAGATCACAACGTACAAGTTGCAGTGAAGTCATTTGAGGGAGAGCAAACAGATCTTGTCAAGCTTTTGAACAATCTGGTACACCTCTTAACATCAATTTGCAGCAGAGTAGTCAACCCTATGGCAAAAATGTATTTCCTGAAGGATGCCATTGATGGACATCTCAGTCCATCACCATACCTTGGGTACCTTTTAGAGAGCACGGTGTACCAACTCAGTCTTGCGCCAGAAGACAAAAGGTCATTCGGAGACAGTGCATCAACTACATTGTTGCTTTAAGCAAGGAGCTGCAAGCAAGGCTCCCAGACAACCTTGAAGCCTTGCGACACATGGCCTTGTTCAGTGTTAAGGAAATGCTAAAGAATGTGTAGGTTTACTAgttaaaaagaaaataaataaaatgtaattattcAATAATGTGTAATTGTTCAATAATTCAATGTGTtgtgtttaaaaataaaaatatgtgatcatataaaatgtgttgtgtttatactatttttacaaataaaaaatatatgataataaacaaacaaatctaaactaccaaatgtcaaatcatatttttcgccgagatggccagtcaatttgagtaacgttattgtgtatcCTACGTAATGACGCAGGTGAGTTATTACGTAATGACGTCATCAGGCAATGACATCACAACGTCATTTAACAACTTTTAGCAAGAAATCGACTTGCCTCTAGCAACTTCCCCTGAAAATTTGTTGGGAACACTGATTTGAACCGTCAAGGCAGAAGATCTACCGTGACGGAAATGGATACAACAGCTCTGGTCTATAAGATCCTCTGTGCCCATAATGGGTATTTTGAGCTGGAAGAAATGCGTGCCAACTTTAGCACGCCAGAAGATGACCTGGAGAGTGTTTTAGGGAATCAGGATATGTTTACCAGTGCTGTCTTTGAGGGAAACGAACTGATATTTGCCAAGACGAAGATGAGGTTATGCAGAGACAAGGAATGTAATGGCTGCAGCAATTTACATCTGTGTATATTCTACCTTTATGGAACGTGTCGATTCAATGAGGGGTAAACCTTGTTATTACTTTGGTCAATAGGCCTTGTCAGACTCCCTAATATGCAGTTTTTTAATCATATTGCTGGGATGTCACGTATTAATTGCCTTGTTTTGAAATGTTCTATATAAAAAATGGTCTTGTATTATGCAACATGTAGGCTAACTTAAATGGCAAGTTGTGAACAGTtggtagtagtggcagtagtccGGTTAATATTGTTTGTAGATTTTTTTTCTATATAATGTGGTTCTAAATATTAAGATTTAGAGGTTTCAGTATGTATTTTAGAAACTGTAAAAcgttactgaaatgtaattaagACAAACAAAATTGTGGCATTTTACTCTAGCTAAAACAAGGCCATAAAAGCTGGGGCGTGTTATAAAGCAACACAGCTGTTCAATAGCCATTTCCCTTTTTCATTTGATATTATATGCTTTCGCCAACATTTTCCCGTTAGTATTATCAATCTCAAAAtgctgtttaaaaaaaagagaAGGGCAGTAGGCCTATTAGGAAACTATTGCTTTCTTttgataaggactccatgaaaTTGCTAGCCACTGTCCTCgttcaatgccattttgactacgctagtacttcctggtttcgGGGCTTATCTACATTTTATGAAGGGGAtgctccagatagcccagaataaactgatcagggtagtattgaaggtgagtccacgtactcacataggcagaggctgctttcaggaactaaactggctgcctgttgaggatAGGGTGTTCCAGATTAGACAAGGTTTGGTTTACAGTATTTATGGTCTGCGCCCAGGTATCtaagtgattactttcctcgtgttagggatgcacacaatcacagcaccaggtcaggtgttgctgatgtgtgcttatacaggttcaggagtaatgcagGGAAAGGTAttttcttgtatactggagcctcagaatggaatgagttgcctctgcccataaaaacaacatcctctctgggcagctttaaacatttaaataaaaatatgtttgatgtcttctgtgcccatatgaTGTAACTGCAATGaagagatagatgttcttctctgtttttgttttattatttcactgccatactgtgtttaactgtgttcgATCTTGTCTAACCATCTTGTCtcaaggaccacaatggaaataagtcccagactttgtgtgttatcctctGATTTTgctcatgtgcatgtatggctttttcaagttttatgtgtgcttgttattttaaatggtccaattaataaactaaactttGATTTTCAGACAACGATGCCGCTTCTGTCATGAGCTGACGTCAGAATACAACATCAGAGTCCTGAGAGAGCATCACCTGGAGAAATTGGACAAGAGGGAGCTGTGTATGTTACTGCTGCAGAATGACAACACTCTCTTACCCCCAGTAAGCTCGGAATTTCAGGCTCCTTGCAACTTATTGGAAGCAATTTAAAagcacacacagaaacatactTTCAGAAGATAAATTATGTTTTATTCTTACTTGGAATAAAAAAATTAACATTCGTATGTAAAATGGGTTCATATGAGAATGTATTAATGCATCTTAAATACatgacaaaacatattttttagcTAGACATGGGATGGGTTGGTAACCAACTGGCAGCAAACAGTAGTGTTTTCTTTACTTCATTCTCTTGAGTCTTGTTCATATTTACATCATAATATAATGACCTAATACTATATATCCTCTAAATTGAGCATGTAGATATCCAGAGTAAAGAAGTTTAATttccatttttaatacatttgatgtGCACCTACTTAGAGTGGTCTGTGTTTGTCTCCAGGTTTGCTTCACATACAACAAAGGTAGTGGAGAGTACGGATACTGTCCTGACAAGGAGAGCTGCAGAAGACTCCACGTCTGTGAGCGCTACATCAGAGGAACCTGTGCTGCAGACGTGAACTGTGGCAGGTCTCACGACTTCAACGAGCCCCACCCGCTCAACACCCTGCAGCAGAGGGGAGTACCTAATGAACTGGTGGCATCCATGTTGTACACCTACCGCAACATCCAGGCCATTCAGTATGAGGAAGGCTCTAGACCTGTATGTcatcctcctccaccaccccctCCCCCACAAACATATTTCCCGGCCCCCAATGTTGTCCAAAGAGAGACCCACTACATCCATTTGCAGCCAATCATAGTACACTCACAAGTGACCCCTTCAATGCTCTGCAACTTCAAGTTAAAATCACGTCCCTTTGTCCAGACCAAACCCAAGAGCCATACTAAGCCATCCTCATCAGCTTCACACCAATCAAAACCCTCTAAACCACCTACACCAGCTCCACACCAATCAAAATCCTCTAAAGCGCCTCCAACTCCACAGCAATCAAAATCCACTAAACCACCTTCGCCAGCTCCACACCAATCAAAATCCTCTAAAGCGCCTCCACCAACTCCACAGCAATCAAAATCCTCTAAAGCGCCTCCAACTCCACAGCAATCAAAATCCTCTAAAGCGCCTCCACCAACTCCACAGCAATCAAAATCCTCTAAAGCGCCTCCACCAACTCCACAGCAATCAAAATCCTCTAAAGCGCCTCCACCAACTCCACAGCAATCAAAATCCTCTAAAGCGCCTCCACCAACTCCACAGCAATCAAAATCCTCTAAAGCGCCTCCACCAACTCCACAGCAATCAAAATCCTCTAAAGCGCCTCCACCAACTCCACAGCAATCAAAATCCTCTAAACCGCATCCACCAGCTACACACCAATCAAAatcctctcaaccagctccacatCAACCAAAAACAACCAAAGCTCCTCCATCAGCCAGGCGAAGATGAATTTTTGCAGAaatcatacagtaccagtcaaaagtttggggacacctactaatttcagggtttttctttattttttactgattcctacattgtagaataatagtgaagacatcaactatgaaataacacatatggaatcatgtactaaccaaaaaagtgttaagcaaatcaaaatatatttataatttgagatcttcaaagtagccaccctttgccttgacgacagctttgcacactcttggcatccaTCTTCATCCAGTCCATGCTTCTACAGAGTCACTCAGTCCCCGCAATTTACAGTAGTTTTTGTTTTTTACCTTGACCTTCTGAAATTATTTATTGATTAATCTATCAATAATATGTAGAAAATGCATATAAAACTAGCCTCATTGTTTAAGTGCAACTTGctatataggatcttaatttgatcacagcagcaaatgcaaacttgtagttgAGGTTTAAAagggcttctaaagtttgtaatttccactttaaaatgtcagacttgccCAATCAAAAAAAGTTGTCAACCCCGACAAAAGGTAATaataatccacatttcctgttgcttcaggattgttttcctgctgtgaagaaactggtcaaattaagatcctacatctgtatcatACTGACAAGATATACAGTACGTACATGGGTCAGGATTTGAACCCTTGGaggtaggagaaaactgagacTGTTTGACAGGAACATTATCTCTCTGCACCACACCAAAGCTTTGCTTGTTAGAATTTCATGATATCTTGATAGTTACATGTGTTTCCTAGACTATATCAGAAGAGCGCAGCCTTGGCTGGATTTTAACTCACAACATTTGCGCTTCTAATATGTCTATCAACTTTCTTTATCAACTTTCTAATATAGAAATGAATAAAGTGTTTATTGTGCAAAGTCCTTATGTTTTGTGACTGACATACTGGATATCTCAAGGCTATACCCTGACAGAATTTCAAAAGAAACAAAGAGAAAGTATTATTTATCTACAGTGCAGTGACCATTCCTCTCTGCCACCATAGCAGTTGAAATGGAGGTCATACATTTGGACACCACAGAAACactttttatatacagtacaaatAGTATATGAAGTCAAACGCATATCACCTGATCAGGGGTTGCTGGGCACAAAGGATCACCTAACGAAGAGGATTAACGTGTGAGTCCTACtgtacagatgtagaatcttaatttgagccagttttctacagcaggaaaataatcctgcagcaataggaaatgtgaattattacatGGATTATAattatggacatttttgtagggcttgatacattttttgttagtgCAAATCAAGTTTGAATTTTCAAATTGGAAATTAAAAAGTTTAGAAGCATTTTATTAACTCAAATACTCTACAAATGTCCATTTCTTGCCAacgtggtctcagagcatttcatattattctgtacgtaaatccgagacactccatttagtatatgttacatttcgtatggtatgtattaatttgtggatgtccatcatccatttcgtgtGATATGTTACAAATGACAATTCACATGATATGTTATGAactgcaattcgtacaatatgttacaaattgtaATACATATAATGTTATGAAatgcaattcatacaatatgttacacaTTTTCCAAATATAATATATGTTACAAATTTTTATcttatgttacatttggtatggttacatatcatactatgttacgtctagtctattagacccattctcagcaacaaaagagtgatcaaatgaagacgTCCTAAAATGGTAAATGTGAAGTAGTACAGTAGGGCTCATACACGTGCTCTAACACATGCCTTTATTGGTAAACAAACAGTCA
Protein-coding regions in this window:
- the LOC120049980 gene encoding extensin-like; its protein translation is MDTTALVYKILCAHNGYFELEEMRANFSTPEDDLESVLGNQDMFTSAVFEGNELIFAKTKMRLCRDKECNGCSNLHLCIFYLYGTCRFNEGQRCRFCHELTSEYNIRVLREHHLEKLDKRELCMLLLQNDNTLLPPVCFTYNKGSGEYGYCPDKESCRRLHVCERYIRGTCAADVNCGRSHDFNEPHPLNTLQQRGVPNELVASMLYTYRNIQAIQYEEGSRPVCHPPPPPPPPQTYFPAPNVVQRETHYIHLQPIIVHSQVTPSMLCNFKLKSRPFVQTKPKSHTKPSSSASHQSKPSKPPTPAPHQSKSSKAPPTPQQSKSTKPPSPAPHQSKSSKAPPPTPQQSKSSKAPPTPQQSKSSKAPPPTPQQSKSSKAPPPTPQQSKSSKAPPPTPQQSKSSKAPPPTPQQSKSSKAPPPTPQQSKSSKAPPPTPQQSKSSKPHPPATHQSKSSQPAPHQPKTTKAPPSARRR